The Cylindrospermum stagnale PCC 7417 genome segment TGCTGTACTTGTCTATACACTATACTCAACACTATTGCTGCCATTACTGGTAGGGTCAGTACTCGTGAGCGCAAGCTCCGTTCTTTATCTTTTACTTCTTTGAGGTTGGTAAATGTGCCTGGACTTACCAACTCAAACAACCTTGATTCTATCTCTTCACTTGCCGGAGCCGGTACGTTGACTCGATGGCGAAAATCTGGATTCCCTTGCTTTTTCCGTGGTTTACTCATGGCTCTTTTCAACACCCCTGTGTTGACTTCTACCATTAGGTTTCCCTCTCTTGACACAAATCCATTTTTCTTAACTTGACACCAATGGCATCTTGCCCGCCCATCAATCAGGGCAGCTAGTATCTCCACCCCACAAGATTGGCTAATTTATTCATTGGAAGTCCCTAATATTGTAGTTTGACGATATTACAACCTTGAGCTAAAATGAATAAAATAGTCATAGCAAAGCGGAAATTGGCTTTTAATGTGGCAATAATCGATATTCGGTTATCCTCGCTTTGCTAAAACTTTTTCAATCAAGAAAGGCCAGATATTATGCAACTCAAAAGATGGGAATCTCCCCGCCGAGAAGGCAGAAATGATAAAGGTAGAGGTGGTTCTGCCAGAAAGCGACAACTCAAAAAGCAAAGGCAGATGCTGCGACAAAAACTTAAGAATACCCAAAACCCAGATCACAATAAAAACAACAATAGACAGGGGGAAGAAATTTTAATCTTCCCCCTATTTTTTGCTTTTCCCTGAGGATGCAAATCAAACTGGCGCGTCTTAACAGTATTCAGTTACCGAATTTAAGTAGTATTTATAGCATTAATTTCCATGTAAGCACACAAAATTATGGAAAATCCCTATCTGGCTGTAGTGCAGGGCAAATATTTTCTAAAAGTACTTGACATAACCCCTAGTCTAGCTGCTATATTATCTAGAGTTGGTTCATTGGGGCGTAGCCAAGTGGTAAGGCAGCGGGTTTTGGTCCCGCCATCCCTAGGTTCGAATCCTAGCGCCCCAGTTAATAAAAGGGCAGGCTGTTGAGTCTGCCCTTTTATGTTTTTATCTTCGACATTTTCAGACATCCTCAGGACTTACGCACAAGTAACGCAAAAACGTAGACCGTGCGTTAGGGAACGCATCATACCTGTAGGGTGCATTCCCTAACGCATCAAAAAAGCCTAAACAAAGAGTAAATTTCTGCGGTGCGTAAGTCCTAGAGAATTGTTTGATAGCATCCATTGGGTTGGATAAGCCACCTGTCCAGAGTTTATCCCAGAGCCAGGGAATAAATTCCCTGTCTAATAGCTGAAGTCGGTTTAAACCGACTATTTTTTTATGATAATTTTAGTCCGTTTTAACGGACTTTTGCTTTGAGACAGGAAATTGATTTCCTGGCGTTCTGGTGTTCTGGCGTTCTGGTGTTCTGGCGTTCTGGTGTTCTGGCGTTCTGGTGTTCTGGCGTTCTGGTGTTCTGGCGTTCTGGTGTTCTGGCGTTCTGGTGTTCTGGCGTTCTGGCGTTCTGGCGTTCTGTAGTTTATTATCAATGGGTAAGTTATTTTTTTGGGGTTTGAGGAGGTTTATCTAAATCTGTTTCTTGTTCTAATAATGCAATTGTCGTTCCCTGCAAATGATGTATTTTTTGATTATGCACATAATCAATGGCTTCTTGTAATTGCTTACCGCCTATAGAAAATACACCATATCCCTCCTGCCAAGCAAATTGTTGCTTTAGATTACCTAAAGAATGATTATAATGATAGGAACTACTACCTTTTAAAGTTTTCACAAATTCAGCAATAGATAATTTAGGAGGAATAGACACCACGAAATGAATATGGTCTTGAATTCCACCAATAGCATGAATGATACACCCTAAATGATCGGCCTTCCCAATTAAATAACCATAAAATTTTTCCTCTATATCATTAGTGATCAAAGGCTCGCGTTTTTTCGTAGCCCAAACAATATGATAATACAACCGCCACAAAGCCATAATTGATTTTAAAAAAAATTTATCATAATAAAATATATCATTTTTCTAACAAAAGTGTTTCCTGATCATATTAGTCGGTTTTAACCAACTTTAGCTATTAGACAGGGAATTTATTCCCTGGCTAAATGTCTAAATGTCGCTGGCTTTTGAGCCTAATTCGAGTTCGGTTAGCACAATTTTAATTAGAATCTTGTTTTGTAAATTTGGTTTCGCAATATGTCTTTAATTCAGTTATGATTTTTGTTGAAGTCTTATAAGATTCACCAAAATATTCATCATCAAATCCTAGAAAGTTTGTCTCATTCAATGAGAAATTTAATTCATTACCTGTATCCCCTTTCATAAGTTCTAGGATTTTAAGATTGTATTCTTGATTACAAAACCATCCACAATGTACGCCAGCATTGCGTCGTAAACACATTTCACAATAAGTTAATTTTCCCAATCTAATTAAATTTTTATCTCCTAAATATGTAACAAGTTCGGTAAGATAATCAAAAGGTTTTTGTCCCATCAAATTCCTCACATGAGAAACTATTTGCTCATCCATTAATTTGATAATAGTTTCGTCTTTTCCGGTTCCCAAGAGATGATTTACATCATTAAATTTGACTTGAAATATTTTTTTGTTTCCAAGCTTTTCTGGATATGCTTGCAAAATTAATAATAACATCTGCGAAAAATAATCATCTAAAGTGGATATTATGCTAATAAATAACTGATGATATATGAAAGCAAACATCTTTTTATTTTCAGGAAAATCAATCTTGTAATATTCAAAGTTATCAAATTTTCCAAAATTTTCTGGTATTAAGGAAGCTACTTCATCTGCATTATCTTGAATGAGAAGTTTGCTAGAGTTATCTATTCTTGACTGATAAGTTGAGTTACCTAAATCCAATTTATTTAAGTCAGATTCTGTTCTCTTAATTGAATCGTTTACAAAAAATGTACACTTCAGTATTGCTTTTAAAGTCTTAATTTTTTGCTGAGATAAAATTTGAATATTCTCAACTAATTTTTCTTGACGTTGATTCAATATTTCTTGTAATTGATTCATCTTAATCACCGATTAAATATAAATTAAGCAGCCAACTGTTCTGCAAACCCTAACAAATCATCAACCTCATCATCAGAAAAAACCTATCAACAGCATTCCTGTTCCTCATAATCAGGAATCGCATCCAACTCTAAAATAAACCGCAGAAACGCCGGCAAACTGCCCACCTTCAACCTGTAAGCCTTGCGAATATTCGACTCAGAAAACCGCTATACCACCCCCCAAACCTTGCTGGGGATTACGGCTGTGTTTTCTGGTATTGGCTTCACTCAAAGACATTGCAGCATTCTGAAAGCGTGACCGAGGGACAAGGGCAGAAATTCACCCTTGTTTCTGAGTATTCCCATAAACAGCGGCGGAAATCAGATTGCCTTTCCCCGCATACCGCGTATTTCTATGAAGATGAGCAAATTTCTGCCCTAAAGGCGAACAAAATGCATAATTAGTAGGAGGTGGCAACCTCCTGGGTTGGAGAGCCGTCTCACTTGAGTTGTAGACGCTATAATCCAGAGCGTCAAATCAGATAGTAACGAGATTAGACGATCAGCATGAAATTCCAACTGTTCTTAGGCGCTTTACTTTCCCAGATTAAAGGACGTCATTGGTGGATAGGTATCTTTTTCTGGATGGCTTTGGTTGCTCCTGCTCAAGCATCCGTAATTCTGCGTGTGGCAATTGAGAGGGGTGTAAATCAGGTAAAAATCGGCGCTTCCACGACTGCAATGGTCAAAGATAGTGCTGGTCGTACTCTCGGACAATTACCGGCGATGAGTGCGTTTTCTGCCCAAGCGATTCCTGGTGGAGTAGCTTTGGATCGGTGGCGGTCTGGTTTATTTTGGATTGAGCCGACAGGTAAGGGATTCGTTTATATTGGCGATCGCTGGTATCGGGGTAGAACTCTTGTTGTACCCACAGAAAAAGGCTTAACCGCTGTTAATTGGGTTGATTTAGAAGAATATCTCTACAGCGTTATCGGTGGCGAAATGAATACTAGCTGGCCCCAAGAAGCCCTGAAAGCCCAAGCGATCGCCGCCCGTACCTACGCCCTCTACGAACGGGAGAGACAGCGCAATAATCCCGTTTATGATGTAGGCGATAGCCCGGATCGCTGGCAAATTTACAAAGGTGTAATTAGTGAATCTCGTAACACTTATAACCCCGTGGACGCCACAGCAGGAAAGGTACTAACTTATAACAACAAAATTATTCTCTCGGTCTTTCATGCTTGTTCTGGCGGACACACCGAAAACGTTGAAGATGTTTGGACAAGCAAGGAGCCTTACCTGCGTGCTGTGCAAGACTACGATCAAAATATCAGCGAGTGCAATTGGGTAAAAACCTTCACCCCTAGGGAAATTAGCGCCAGAATTTCTGGTGTAGGCAATGTAAAAAGTATGACTCCAGAGTCCTTCTCGCCTTTCCGCAGCGTGAAAATGTTAAAAATTATCGGTGACAGGGGCACAAAAGTGTTACAAGGCGAAGAAGTGCGGACTGCCCTCAGACTTAAAAGTACACGTTTTAGCGTCAGCAAAGGGGCAAATGGTAGCTTTGTCTTGCAAGGTTCAGGCTATGGTCATGCTGTAGGTATGAGTCAGTGGGGGGCTTACAGTTTGGCTAAACGAGGAGCGAACTATTTGCAAATTTTAGGGCATTATTACCAAGGCGTAGCTTTAACACCTATTCAGGCTAAGTAGCCAGCCTAACACCCCCGTGTCTTTAAACCGGGGAGTGTCAATTGCCTATAACATTTTGGCAACTGTCCGCACAGTACTTGCGTGTATGCATGGCGTGGAAACCATCTGCATTCCTGCTGGTGCGGCGAGAGTTAAACCACGGCGCACAGGATGCACCACAGGACGCTTGTTTACCAGCGATAATTGAAACCGCGACAGAATAGTGAAGAAAGCAATTTTCATTTCATACTGTGCAAAAGCCATACCAATACAGCGACGACTACCGCCACCAAAAGGTAAATATTCATAAGGAGAAAATTGCCTTTCTAAAAAGCGTTCTGGTTTAAATTGCTGAGATTGGGGGTAGACTTCTTCGCGATGGTGGGCTAAATAAATACTAGGGATGATTACCGTATTCTCTGGCAGTTTGTAACCCATGATTTCAATTGGGGTTTTGACAATCCGCACAAAAGTAGCGATCGCAATTGGGTATATTCGCAGGGTCTCTTGGCAAAATGCTGTTAAATAGGGCAATTTAGCAATGTCACTCGGCTCTGGATTGACTCCTAAAGTTTCTAGTTCCCAGAGCAATTTTTCACCATTAAAGAGCGATCGCCCAGTAAAAATCTTAAGCCCCTATTTCCCCTACCAGCCTCAAAATGGCTGGAATCAGCAGTAAAAATCTGCTCTAGGGCTTCCGGTTGGCTGAAGTACACAAGATGGGTATCCCCTCGACCCCAGATAGTGAAGCTATCACCATATATTTTGGCGAAATCCTCCACATATTTTACTGGCTGACCAATAAACTTGACCATCCGCAAAAAGCGCGGCATTTTTGGCCCATCCGGTAAACTTTTCCTCGCTGTCATAGACATTTATGGAAATTGATGGCTGGTGAATCTTTATTGTGGCGATTTTTCTGCACTTGGGGGCCACGCAAAGCTGTATATTTATAAATATGGCAGCATCGTTCGTAAGACGACTACCGCAGTCAATCTGGCTGTAAACTTTACGAGGGAAAAAAATAATTCTGATTGATGCAGATATTCCAGATTTTGCCAGTTGGTGGTTTTGGCGCAATCAGCAAGTAATAGAATTTGATCTAGCCCAAGAAACCGATCCGCAACTTTTAGCTGTCTTCTTGGAGACAGTCAGGGAAGCCGTTATCCCTGTAGGCATTCCCCATCGGGTACTGCTAACTAAAACAGTGTGATCGGAGGAAATAATGATTAAAAAACGTCTCGCCGACTTACTACAAAAAGAAATGCAAAAATTTACACCCCTCGAAGGTGAATCTGCGATTGAAATTACT includes the following:
- a CDS encoding SpoIID/LytB domain-containing protein, coding for MKFQLFLGALLSQIKGRHWWIGIFFWMALVAPAQASVILRVAIERGVNQVKIGASTTAMVKDSAGRTLGQLPAMSAFSAQAIPGGVALDRWRSGLFWIEPTGKGFVYIGDRWYRGRTLVVPTEKGLTAVNWVDLEEYLYSVIGGEMNTSWPQEALKAQAIAARTYALYERERQRNNPVYDVGDSPDRWQIYKGVISESRNTYNPVDATAGKVLTYNNKIILSVFHACSGGHTENVEDVWTSKEPYLRAVQDYDQNISECNWVKTFTPREISARISGVGNVKSMTPESFSPFRSVKMLKIIGDRGTKVLQGEEVRTALRLKSTRFSVSKGANGSFVLQGSGYGHAVGMSQWGAYSLAKRGANYLQILGHYYQGVALTPIQAK
- the tnpA gene encoding IS200/IS605 family transposase → MALWRLYYHIVWATKKREPLITNDIEEKFYGYLIGKADHLGCIIHAIGGIQDHIHFVVSIPPKLSIAEFVKTLKGSSSYHYNHSLGNLKQQFAWQEGYGVFSIGGKQLQEAIDYVHNQKIHHLQGTTIALLEQETDLDKPPQTPKK